The following are encoded together in the Myxococcales bacterium genome:
- a CDS encoding 3-deoxy-D-manno-octulosonic acid transferase has product MILSLYAVLGIVLLPVAGLVVLVGCLLKPDWRPGVAARFGWAPRTAARPIVVWCASVGEVNTAQHLIRALLAAGAAPVTVTVFTPSGLARARELFGESATVCLAPLDIAPVVAGWLRRQQPRLVILFETEMWPWFIRSARRRDIPVAVVNGRLSDRSFKSYRLLRGLLTPSLARLNLVLAQNEEFVSRFVALGAAPERAGVSGSLKFDVETAGAPDEDVRALYRGFGAGRRLLVAGSTHAGEESRLAETLRRLRPTWPNLALIVAPRHLKRCDEAARDLEAAGCRVVRRSQARPENVAAADVLLIDVFGELSWAYGLGEAAFVGGSFAPAGGHNVLEPAALGVPVAVGPLTPNFRQEVEALRQAGVLRQVKDGAELAAVFHEWLADDSRRFARGETARLTVQKHQGATARTLAALQPFLS; this is encoded by the coding sequence TTGATTTTGTCGTTGTACGCCGTTTTGGGAATAGTTCTGCTGCCGGTCGCCGGGCTGGTCGTGCTGGTCGGCTGCCTGCTCAAGCCCGATTGGCGGCCGGGCGTGGCGGCGCGCTTCGGTTGGGCGCCGCGCACTGCGGCGCGGCCGATCGTCGTCTGGTGCGCCTCGGTTGGCGAGGTGAACACCGCCCAGCATTTGATCCGTGCCCTGCTGGCGGCCGGCGCGGCCCCGGTGACGGTCACCGTTTTCACGCCCAGTGGCCTGGCGCGGGCGCGGGAATTGTTCGGCGAGTCGGCGACGGTTTGCCTGGCGCCGCTCGACATTGCGCCGGTGGTCGCCGGCTGGCTGCGCCGCCAACAGCCGCGTCTGGTGATTTTGTTCGAGACCGAAATGTGGCCCTGGTTCATTCGGTCGGCCCGGCGCCGCGACATTCCGGTGGCCGTGGTCAACGGGCGGCTTTCCGATCGGAGTTTCAAATCGTATCGACTTCTGCGCGGCCTGCTGACGCCGTCGCTGGCGCGGCTGAACCTCGTGCTGGCGCAGAACGAGGAATTCGTTTCGCGGTTCGTGGCGTTGGGCGCCGCGCCGGAACGGGCCGGTGTTTCGGGCAGCTTGAAATTCGACGTGGAAACGGCCGGCGCGCCGGACGAGGACGTTCGCGCGCTTTATCGAGGCTTCGGCGCGGGCCGGCGGCTGCTGGTCGCCGGGTCAACCCACGCCGGCGAAGAGAGCCGGTTGGCGGAAACGTTGCGGCGGTTGCGCCCGACCTGGCCGAACCTGGCGCTGATCGTCGCGCCGCGGCATTTGAAGCGGTGCGACGAAGCGGCGCGCGACCTGGAAGCGGCGGGTTGCCGCGTCGTTCGCCGGTCGCAAGCCCGGCCGGAGAACGTCGCCGCGGCGGACGTGTTGCTGATCGACGTCTTCGGTGAGTTGTCCTGGGCTTACGGTCTGGGCGAGGCGGCGTTCGTCGGCGGTTCGTTCGCGCCGGCGGGCGGCCACAACGTGCTCGAGCCGGCGGCGCTCGGCGTGCCCGTGGCGGTCGGTCCGCTGACGCCCAATTTTCGCCAGGAAGTGGAAGCGTTGCGGCAGGCCGGCGTGCTGCGGCAGGTGAAGGACGGCGCGGAATTGGCGGCGGTATTTCACGAGTGGCTGGCCGATGATTCCCGGCGGTTCGCCCGGGGGGAAACCGCCCGGCTGACGGTTCAAAAGCACCAGGGTGCGACCGCACGCACGCTGGCCGCACTACAACCCTTTTTGTCGTAA
- a CDS encoding ABC transporter ATP-binding protein, with product MANKVRIKFWKGEGWQQFRRLLIYFKPYWKLIAIAFVCALIVGSSGGATTYLVEPTMNKIFANPDKDAARIYLALIPLAVIAIFVFKGIFRFLQNYILRIVGQRVIREIRNLLYEHYQALSVDYYTDTNTGVMMSRITNDVTIMERAVPALTNLFREPLQIAFLAGVAIYMWWQMALIVIVIFAVSAYPVARFGGKVRKYTRRGQERMGVLNSILKENFSGIRVIKAFAMEAYETMRFRRENQRLYETNVKRVVFDEISAPAMEALGSLAAAAVIFYGGMQVVNGTISSGEFFSFVASMGMMYEPMKRTSRMYNDFQGALGASDRVFQVLDTMSTIVDEPDAIEMPPIREKLALESVHFRYPGEKNDEVLCGVDLEVKVGQTVAIVGGSGSGKTTLINFFPRFYDPNQGRVTVDGTDIRRFTMSSLRQRIAMVTQDTFLFDDSIRNNIAYGQSEADLERVVAAAKMAYAHEFILSFPRGYDTSIGELGVRLSGGQRQRLAIARALYKNAPILILDEATSSLDSESEREVQRALENLMEGRTTIVIAHRLSTIRRADRIVVLKAGQLVEDGSHEELLALGGEYARLYNLQFQE from the coding sequence ATGGCGAATAAAGTGCGGATCAAATTCTGGAAGGGCGAGGGCTGGCAACAGTTCCGGCGCTTGCTGATCTATTTCAAGCCCTACTGGAAACTGATCGCGATCGCGTTCGTCTGCGCGCTGATCGTCGGCAGTTCCGGCGGCGCGACCACCTACCTGGTCGAGCCGACGATGAACAAGATTTTTGCCAACCCCGACAAGGACGCGGCGCGAATCTACCTGGCGCTGATTCCCCTCGCGGTGATCGCCATTTTCGTGTTCAAGGGCATTTTCCGGTTTCTGCAGAATTACATTCTGCGCATCGTCGGCCAGCGGGTGATCCGCGAAATCCGCAACCTGCTCTACGAGCACTACCAGGCGCTTTCGGTCGATTACTACACCGACACCAACACCGGCGTGATGATGAGCCGGATCACCAACGACGTGACGATCATGGAACGCGCCGTCCCCGCGCTGACCAACCTCTTCCGCGAGCCCTTGCAGATCGCCTTTCTCGCCGGCGTCGCCATTTACATGTGGTGGCAGATGGCCTTGATCGTCATCGTCATTTTCGCGGTCAGCGCCTATCCCGTGGCGCGCTTCGGCGGTAAGGTCCGCAAATACACCCGGCGCGGCCAGGAGCGCATGGGCGTGCTGAATTCGATCCTGAAGGAAAACTTTTCCGGCATCCGCGTCATCAAGGCGTTCGCGATGGAAGCCTACGAGACGATGCGCTTCCGGCGCGAAAACCAGCGGCTGTACGAAACCAACGTCAAACGGGTCGTCTTCGACGAAATCAGCGCCCCGGCGATGGAAGCACTCGGCAGTCTGGCGGCGGCGGCCGTCATTTTTTACGGCGGCATGCAGGTGGTCAACGGCACGATTTCGAGCGGCGAATTTTTCAGCTTCGTCGCCTCGATGGGCATGATGTACGAGCCGATGAAGCGTACCAGCCGCATGTACAACGATTTCCAGGGCGCGCTCGGCGCGTCCGACCGCGTCTTCCAGGTGCTCGATACCATGTCGACCATCGTCGACGAGCCCGACGCGATCGAGATGCCGCCGATCCGCGAAAAGCTGGCCCTCGAAAGCGTGCATTTCCGGTATCCGGGCGAGAAGAACGACGAGGTGCTTTGCGGCGTCGACCTGGAAGTGAAGGTCGGCCAGACGGTGGCGATCGTCGGCGGCAGCGGCTCGGGCAAGACCACGCTGATCAACTTCTTCCCGCGGTTTTACGACCCGAACCAGGGGCGGGTCACGGTCGACGGCACCGACATCCGGCGCTTCACCATGTCCAGCCTGCGCCAGCGGATCGCCATGGTGACCCAGGACACCTTCCTGTTCGACGACAGCATCCGCAACAACATCGCCTACGGGCAGAGCGAGGCGGACCTGGAGCGGGTGGTCGCGGCGGCGAAGATGGCCTACGCCCACGAGTTCATTTTGTCGTTCCCGCGGGGCTACGACACCTCGATCGGCGAGCTGGGCGTGCGGCTGTCCGGCGGCCAGCGGCAGCGGCTGGCCATCGCCCGCGCCCTGTATAAAAACGCGCCGATCCTCATCCTCGACGAAGCCACCAGCAGCCTCGATTCGGAATCCGAGCGCGAGGTGCAACGCGCGCTGGAAAACCTGATGGAGGGCCGCACGACCATCGTGATCGCGCACCGCCTGTCGACCATTAGACGCGCCGACCGGATCGTCGTGCTCAAGGCCGGGCAACTCGTGGAAGACGGCAGCCACGAGGAATTGCTGGCGCTGGGCGGCGAATACGCCCGCCTGTACAACCTGCAATTCCAGGAATAG
- a CDS encoding tetratricopeptide repeat protein: protein MNRQRFANRRLPRHPAVVLLGLLLILAVAAAWLLDASPRAGQRARSHHPGHSAPDPSGAAPATAAGKTQARQLVAQAREKETVGDYAAAAQMFLLAARACPAIADGALDEAARSQFALKDYGGALQSLSALRRDHGGSAVARDVLKRTARAYAKTGQYEQALFLHKQAAANADDPDRRAEQWIEAASDLRQLGRTEEAAAILQQVLNGMGPNLYTVRALRLYLDWTVPNDWPKQAQYAGKLGLAWHQSGAFEQSGPALDLAVKARQRAGDTVSPADEVFRKAGFSLYRTHHNELALPYYEAMVAAGTAGESAEAHYDLAKLYTRLGQADGARSAYRWIAKNGGAYQQTAGYQLAWLAIEDGNYQQAFGHFSHRCQQTGGRNELACWLAAWTAYRGDQPKTALTRLAGMSKVRRLKDADRYRYWQGRLLLETGQTAAGLKLLRQLNSQAPAEYFGWQAGELLKTRKSAYTDLASQLDRANPQNAPLANVPPGWWREYDELTSRFGHLVDLAEVGLWRAAAAEFDWVSLPDKLSPDHAVELARLCRDSRRYDLARNIAGRNGVLSYLKSGSESLLTTYYPLVMPVGYPDLVARYARQFQVPPALVFAVILHESGYRPKVVSPAYAVGLMQIMPQTGEAVAAALGEPFDEDSLYDPETNIRFGCWYLHHLLEQLGGEPAYAVAAYNAGPKAVAKWLRNKPGSAESVFVAEIPYQETNRYVRKVLTSMKKYEVLLRNATALH, encoded by the coding sequence ATGAATCGACAACGCTTCGCGAACCGCCGTTTGCCGCGACATCCGGCGGTCGTTTTACTCGGTTTGCTGCTGATCCTGGCCGTCGCCGCCGCCTGGCTCCTCGATGCTTCGCCGCGCGCCGGCCAGCGGGCCCGTTCCCATCATCCCGGCCATTCCGCCCCCGACCCGAGCGGCGCCGCGCCGGCGACCGCCGCCGGCAAAACCCAGGCGCGCCAGTTGGTCGCCCAGGCCCGTGAAAAAGAGACGGTCGGCGATTACGCTGCCGCCGCGCAAATGTTTTTACTCGCCGCCCGCGCCTGTCCCGCGATCGCCGACGGCGCGTTGGATGAAGCGGCGCGGTCGCAATTCGCCCTCAAGGACTACGGCGGCGCCCTCCAATCGCTGTCCGCGCTGCGGCGCGATCACGGGGGAAGCGCCGTGGCTCGCGATGTCCTGAAGCGCACCGCCCGGGCCTACGCCAAAACCGGCCAATACGAACAAGCCCTGTTTCTGCACAAACAAGCCGCCGCCAACGCCGACGATCCGGACCGGCGCGCCGAGCAATGGATCGAGGCCGCGAGCGACCTGCGGCAACTGGGCCGCACCGAGGAAGCCGCGGCGATATTGCAACAGGTGCTCAACGGCATGGGGCCGAACCTCTATACGGTGCGCGCCCTGCGGCTGTACCTGGATTGGACCGTGCCGAACGACTGGCCAAAGCAGGCGCAGTACGCCGGCAAACTCGGCCTCGCCTGGCATCAAAGCGGCGCTTTCGAGCAGTCCGGCCCGGCGCTCGACCTGGCGGTCAAGGCGCGCCAGCGGGCGGGCGACACCGTTTCGCCGGCGGACGAGGTGTTTCGCAAAGCCGGATTTTCGCTGTACCGCACGCATCACAACGAACTGGCCTTGCCTTATTACGAAGCGATGGTCGCCGCGGGAACCGCGGGCGAATCGGCGGAAGCGCATTACGATCTGGCCAAATTGTACACCCGGTTGGGACAGGCCGACGGCGCCCGGTCGGCTTATCGCTGGATCGCGAAAAACGGCGGCGCCTACCAGCAGACAGCCGGCTATCAACTGGCCTGGCTGGCGATCGAGGACGGCAATTATCAACAGGCCTTCGGCCATTTCAGCCATCGCTGCCAGCAGACCGGCGGCCGCAACGAACTGGCTTGCTGGCTGGCCGCCTGGACGGCCTATCGCGGCGATCAGCCCAAAACGGCGCTCACCCGGCTGGCCGGCATGAGCAAGGTCCGCCGCCTCAAGGACGCGGATCGCTATCGCTACTGGCAAGGCCGCCTGTTGCTCGAAACCGGACAAACCGCGGCGGGCCTGAAGCTCCTGCGCCAACTCAACAGCCAGGCGCCCGCCGAATATTTCGGCTGGCAGGCCGGCGAATTACTCAAGACCCGGAAAAGCGCCTATACCGATCTGGCAAGCCAACTGGACCGCGCCAACCCGCAGAACGCGCCGCTCGCAAACGTCCCGCCAGGATGGTGGCGGGAATACGACGAGTTGACCAGCCGCTTCGGGCACCTCGTGGATCTGGCGGAGGTCGGCCTCTGGCGGGCGGCCGCCGCCGAATTCGATTGGGTTTCCCTCCCCGATAAGCTGTCGCCCGATCACGCCGTCGAATTGGCGCGGTTGTGCCGGGACTCGCGCCGTTACGACCTGGCCCGCAACATCGCCGGCCGCAACGGCGTCTTGAGCTATCTGAAAAGCGGTTCGGAATCCCTGCTGACCACCTATTATCCGCTCGTCATGCCGGTCGGCTACCCCGATCTGGTCGCGCGGTACGCCCGGCAGTTCCAGGTGCCCCCGGCGCTGGTCTTCGCGGTGATCCTGCACGAGTCCGGCTATCGGCCCAAAGTGGTTTCGCCCGCCTACGCGGTCGGCCTGATGCAAATCATGCCGCAAACCGGTGAGGCCGTCGCCGCGGCGTTGGGCGAGCCCTTCGACGAGGACTCGTTGTACGACCCGGAGACGAATATCCGCTTCGGCTGCTGGTATCTCCACCACCTGCTGGAGCAACTCGGCGGCGAGCCCGCCTACGCCGTCGCGGCCTACAACGCCGGCCCCAAAGCGGTCGCCAAATGGCTGCGCAACAAACCGGGTAGCGCGGAAAGCGTCTTCGTGGCGGAGATTCCCTACCAGGAAACCAATCGTTACGTGCGCAAGGTACTGACTTCGATGAAAAAATACGAGGTCCTGTTGCGGAACGCGACCGCCTTGCATTAA
- a CDS encoding HEAT repeat domain-containing protein, translated as MDKLSAELLDLIVESVHAIGGTIINIKRYPPGSTIVKVALERGMEVFALIFKEIDSFTLSESERQLLVNDQRLSEKSQALAYVAKFVHSMIERNIRSMTFQRGLQASELQQFIELLGSTPEELKKLGNLAELLKAKNVENITLDEKVFVALRKDQVVAEIAALEGMMDRGSVSPESFQDGTFVKYLLGKVQHGEFDLTKERLASLKKQINFDEVKDKNVVDYLKFGPALADALEKIGEEEARDEVQATYAERPATAGGVAFNLSPDLQQAVESEERVVRADALDAAREERAEKLTKTFEEISHVILSFKQPEIRSKLTGDLLKIIANFKIHTLSRIMATSLADEAPADANLKNQILTTLSIRKKSAIIDFFLQKYNSLVEGLSPRDFETSPEYLAQSEHTLKLILDHIRQHQPSPELEEKASRAISMARNIIKEAPDPEKLLILKVRRLLAKEPSYLLDDKVQVFLPDLIVRLIDFKRPDVAKKLLERLFQNFNSESPEVRIKIAGTIVRISQTLLDMKNVTLHSTLYAFLLRGFRQEKETKVYAAYLATLVIDLNRLIDEGQMNVVIQIFKNLETLKKSESDPAKEKFLSMAQDKILAHEGMMEHLIEKFAGADEVQSDHALQVLLVVDPQRIAPLMLTLMKDSEEMRIRKKTFSVLNRMAESAAPLVRDFLNAPNLPWYFVRNLIMLVGDLQDTYAESVVARHLKDENVQVRKACYATLMKLGTPSANEALAQALPDMDAAAQRSLFMHFALTRSAAGLEFMLAKTEPDMINKDEAYAADLIAALGKIPDPRVLPALKKILKPGGFSGLFKAKQNDRITLAVIRALGEIGGDEAKALIGKHVRDGNADIARAAQLAMQKMG; from the coding sequence ATGGACAAGCTATCGGCCGAGTTGCTTGATCTCATCGTCGAATCGGTTCATGCCATCGGCGGCACCATCATCAACATCAAACGCTACCCGCCGGGCTCGACGATCGTGAAGGTCGCCCTGGAGCGCGGGATGGAAGTCTTCGCTCTGATCTTCAAGGAAATCGATTCCTTTACCCTGAGCGAAAGCGAGCGGCAACTGCTGGTCAACGACCAGCGACTGTCGGAAAAATCCCAGGCCCTCGCCTATGTCGCCAAGTTCGTGCACTCGATGATCGAGCGCAATATCCGGAGCATGACGTTTCAGCGCGGGCTGCAGGCGAGCGAATTGCAGCAGTTCATCGAATTGCTCGGCAGCACCCCCGAGGAACTCAAAAAGCTGGGCAACCTGGCGGAATTGCTCAAAGCCAAGAACGTCGAAAACATCACCCTCGACGAAAAGGTGTTCGTCGCCCTACGCAAGGATCAGGTCGTCGCGGAGATCGCGGCGCTCGAAGGAATGATGGACCGGGGCAGCGTTTCACCCGAGTCTTTTCAGGACGGCACGTTCGTCAAGTACCTGCTGGGCAAGGTGCAACACGGCGAGTTCGACCTCACGAAGGAGCGGCTCGCCAGCCTGAAAAAGCAGATCAACTTCGACGAGGTGAAAGACAAGAACGTCGTCGACTACCTGAAGTTCGGCCCGGCGCTCGCCGACGCGCTCGAAAAAATCGGCGAGGAGGAAGCGCGCGACGAGGTGCAGGCCACCTATGCCGAACGGCCGGCGACGGCCGGCGGCGTCGCCTTCAACCTCAGCCCCGACCTGCAACAGGCCGTCGAATCCGAGGAACGCGTCGTGCGCGCCGACGCGCTGGATGCCGCCCGCGAGGAGCGGGCCGAAAAGCTGACGAAAACCTTCGAGGAAATCAGCCACGTCATTCTCTCGTTCAAGCAGCCGGAAATCCGCAGCAAGCTGACCGGCGACCTGCTGAAAATCATCGCCAACTTCAAGATCCACACTCTCTCGCGGATCATGGCGACCTCGCTGGCCGACGAGGCGCCGGCGGACGCCAACCTTAAAAACCAGATTCTCACCACCCTGTCGATCCGCAAAAAATCGGCGATCATCGATTTCTTCCTGCAGAAATACAATTCGCTGGTCGAAGGCCTCTCGCCCCGCGATTTCGAAACCAGTCCCGAGTACCTGGCGCAATCGGAACATACGCTGAAACTGATCCTCGATCACATCCGGCAGCACCAGCCGTCGCCGGAACTGGAAGAAAAAGCGAGCCGCGCCATCAGCATGGCCCGCAACATCATCAAGGAAGCGCCCGACCCGGAAAAGCTGCTCATCCTGAAAGTCCGCCGGCTGCTGGCGAAGGAACCTTCGTACCTGCTGGACGACAAGGTGCAGGTCTTTTTGCCCGATCTCATCGTCCGATTGATCGATTTCAAGCGCCCCGACGTGGCGAAAAAACTGCTCGAACGCCTGTTTCAGAATTTCAACAGCGAATCGCCCGAGGTCCGCATTAAAATCGCCGGGACCATCGTCCGCATCAGCCAGACGCTGCTGGACATGAAAAACGTCACGCTCCATTCCACCCTCTACGCCTTCCTGCTGCGCGGCTTCCGCCAGGAGAAAGAAACGAAAGTCTATGCGGCCTATCTCGCCACCCTGGTGATCGATCTGAACCGCCTGATCGACGAAGGCCAGATGAACGTCGTGATCCAGATCTTCAAGAACCTGGAGACGCTGAAAAAGAGCGAGTCGGATCCCGCCAAGGAAAAATTCCTGAGTATGGCCCAGGATAAAATTTTGGCGCACGAAGGCATGATGGAACACCTCATCGAAAAATTCGCCGGCGCCGACGAAGTGCAGTCCGATCACGCCCTGCAGGTTCTGCTGGTGGTCGATCCGCAGCGGATCGCGCCGCTGATGCTGACCCTGATGAAAGATTCCGAGGAAATGCGCATCCGGAAGAAGACCTTCTCGGTGCTCAACCGCATGGCCGAATCGGCGGCGCCGCTGGTGCGCGATTTCCTCAACGCGCCCAATCTGCCTTGGTATTTCGTGCGCAACCTGATCATGCTGGTCGGCGACCTGCAGGACACCTACGCCGAAAGCGTCGTGGCGCGCCATCTGAAGGACGAGAACGTCCAGGTCCGCAAGGCCTGCTACGCGACCCTGATGAAATTGGGCACGCCCAGCGCCAACGAAGCCCTGGCGCAAGCCCTGCCCGACATGGACGCGGCCGCGCAGCGCTCGCTGTTCATGCACTTCGCGTTGACGCGATCCGCCGCCGGCTTGGAATTCATGCTGGCGAAAACGGAACCCGACATGATCAACAAGGACGAGGCCTACGCGGCCGATCTGATCGCGGCGCTCGGCAAAATACCCGACCCGCGCGTCCTGCCGGCGCTGAAAAAAATCCTCAAACCGGGCGGCTTCTCGGGCCTGTTCAAAGCCAAGCAAAACGACCGGATCACCCTGGCCGTCATTCGCGCCCTCGGCGAGATCGGCGGCGACGAGGCCAAAGCCTTGATCGGCAAGCACGTGCGCGACGGCAACGCGGATATCGCCCGGGCGGCGCAACTGGCCATGCAAAAAATGGGCTGA
- a CDS encoding glycosyltransferase family 39 protein: protein MRRPFLLLAILLTGLSALRWAAGLGADLIPDEAYYWAWSLRPAACYWDQPGGIAWAHYLWGLLFGSGLASLRALAVGCSLLVSLLLYRLLRRVLPERTAFWSVLVLQVVPLFSAGATLILHDSLLLVFAVWAVDVWLQTLLEDRPKLWLPFGGLAALALYAKFSAAILFVGLALATLLHPTGRRHLRAWQPYLGAMLGLVLFLPVLTWNANHRWVAYYAVRRLSFDPDVVDWQRLVSLLDFLGGQLGVVTPVLAVLALAAAWAVLRRRGPETAARLLLVAPALTILAYFLVNSLRAKIQANWPAIAWLLLVPLGVDLAFRWRERRPRAARWCLGAGVGLALLTTLLFYAQVFTGALPLKPDITDQFYDWRGLTRFVAQTRVSIGRPEIPLAARNYQTAAELLYHLPDRPDFYMADFAHRGSQFSLWQDYEKLVGKDVLFVDEGFMPGKYKRHFSEIVDLGSYGRRRGKKGIATYHLIWAKGFHMAGPEVEYMEDAVTHHIWRAKKREARGK, encoded by the coding sequence GTGCGACGCCCGTTTCTCCTGCTGGCGATCTTGCTGACCGGGCTGTCGGCCCTACGCTGGGCGGCCGGCCTGGGCGCGGACCTGATTCCCGACGAGGCATATTATTGGGCCTGGAGCCTCCGGCCGGCGGCCTGTTATTGGGACCAGCCGGGCGGTATCGCCTGGGCGCATTATCTGTGGGGCTTGCTCTTCGGCAGCGGCCTGGCCAGCCTGCGCGCCCTGGCGGTCGGCTGTTCGCTGCTCGTGTCACTGCTGCTGTACCGGCTGCTGCGGCGCGTCCTGCCGGAGCGGACGGCTTTCTGGAGCGTGCTAGTCCTGCAAGTCGTGCCGCTCTTCTCGGCCGGCGCGACGCTGATTCTGCACGACAGCCTGCTGCTGGTTTTCGCGGTCTGGGCCGTCGACGTCTGGTTGCAAACGCTGTTGGAAGACCGGCCGAAACTTTGGCTGCCGTTCGGCGGGCTGGCGGCGCTGGCCCTGTACGCCAAGTTCAGCGCGGCGATCCTCTTCGTCGGGTTGGCGCTGGCGACGCTGCTGCATCCGACCGGGCGGCGGCATCTGCGCGCCTGGCAACCCTACCTCGGCGCGATGCTCGGCCTCGTGCTGTTTTTGCCGGTTTTGACCTGGAACGCGAACCATCGCTGGGTGGCTTACTACGCGGTGCGCCGGTTGTCGTTCGACCCGGACGTCGTCGACTGGCAGCGCCTGGTTTCGCTGCTGGATTTTCTCGGCGGCCAGTTGGGCGTCGTGACCCCGGTGCTGGCGGTCCTGGCGCTGGCGGCGGCCTGGGCGGTCCTCCGGCGGCGGGGGCCGGAAACAGCCGCGCGCCTGCTGCTGGTCGCGCCGGCGTTGACGATACTGGCCTATTTTCTCGTCAATTCCCTGCGCGCCAAGATCCAGGCCAATTGGCCGGCGATCGCCTGGCTGCTGCTGGTGCCGCTGGGCGTGGATCTGGCCTTCCGGTGGCGCGAGCGGCGGCCGCGCGCCGCGCGTTGGTGCCTCGGCGCCGGTGTCGGCCTGGCGCTGCTGACGACGCTGTTGTTTTACGCGCAGGTCTTTACCGGCGCGCTGCCGCTGAAGCCGGATATCACCGATCAGTTTTACGATTGGCGCGGCCTGACCCGCTTCGTCGCGCAGACGCGCGTGTCGATCGGCCGCCCCGAGATCCCGCTGGCGGCGCGCAATTACCAGACGGCCGCCGAACTGCTCTATCATCTGCCCGACCGGCCGGATTTTTACATGGCCGATTTCGCCCATCGCGGCAGCCAGTTTTCGCTGTGGCAGGATTATGAAAAACTCGTCGGCAAGGATGTGCTGTTCGTCGACGAGGGTTTTATGCCCGGCAAGTACAAGCGGCATTTTTCCGAGATCGTCGATCTGGGATCCTACGGTCGCCGCCGCGGCAAGAAGGGCATCGCGACCTATCATTTGATCTGGGCCAAGGGCTTCCACATGGCGGGGCCGGAAGTCGAGTACATGGAAGACGCCGTGACGCACCACATCTGGCGCGCCAAAAAACGCGAGGCGCGAGGCAAGTAG